Proteins co-encoded in one Hyla sarda isolate aHylSar1 chromosome 4, aHylSar1.hap1, whole genome shotgun sequence genomic window:
- the LOC130267318 gene encoding zona pellucida sperm-binding protein 4-like isoform X5 → MTEQMEAQRGGRWTDKDGKSHYLHNDSSCGTWIGQKSDSSVVIGSSFDGCYVRKENGNYMMTVTLEEILLTGKPQYHKKDLMCPILPALPAMDAPSASECASVQQADRLQCANDSVSREICEGLGCCFSQDVTLRCFYGKKLTAYCSAENTMVVAISKDLAVPSLLLDSVRVVDVDSNSCPNLRVATTASFIGYQIPLSCGSPQQVAGMSIVYEHTFEATKNIRTWPMGSITRDSTIRVTVRCSYSNSGITPLQVEVLTLPPPLPVSTSGPLLLEMRIARDGQYTTYYADQDYPIERILRDPVDVEVRILQRTDPSIILVLNNCWATNSPVPTDAPQWPILLNSCPFEGDNYLTQLVPVGPSTQAVPFPTHYKRFIVSTFTFVDSSTQTALNGLVYFHCSASVCVPSATESCSVNCTPRNRRAAKSWEPEDAPTTVTSHGPVMFYSEAMEADKVLHEEEGPLGSDLALIWLQGAASVGFVLMMSLLGIYLYSRQKKCAVSSVNA, encoded by the exons ACAAGGATGGAAAGTCTCACTACCTTCACAATGACTCCTCTTGTGGAACCTGGATTGGACAGAAATCTGACAGCTCAGTGGTGATTGGTTCTTCCTTTGATGGCTGCTATGTGCGCAAGGAG AATGGAAATTACATGATGACTGTCACTCTAGAAGAAATTCTACTTACTGGAAAACCCCAATATCACAAGAAGGATCTTATGTGCCCTATTCTTCCTGCTCTCCCAG CTATGGATGCTCCTAGTGCGAGTGAGTGCGCTTCAGTTCAGCAAGCTGACCGTCTGCAGTGTGCCAATGACTCTGTATCCAGAGAGATCTGTGAAGGCCTTGGATGCTGCTTCTCTCAGGATGTCACCCTGCGCTGCTTCTATGGAAAGAAAT TGACTGCCTATTGCTCTGCTGAGAACACCATGGTGGTTGCCATCTCAAAAGACCTGGCTGTACCATCCCTACTCCTGGACTCTGTACGTGTAGTGGATGTAGATTCCAACTCCTGCCCCAACCTGAGGGTAGCAACAACTGCATCATTCATTGGGTACCAGATCCCGCTGTCCTGTGGGAGTCCCCAACAG GTGGCTGGCATGTCTATAGTGTACGAACACACATTTGAGGCAACCAAAAATATAAGGACTTGGCCAATGGGATCCATCACTAGAGACAGTACAATAAG GGTGACTGTACGCTGCAGCTACTCCAATTCTGGTATTACCCCTCTGCAAGTAGAAGTTCTGACCCTTCCTCCACCTCTCCCTGTATCTACATCTGGACCTCTGCTCCTGGAGATGAGAATAGCCCGAG ATGGGCAGTATACCACATACTATGCAGATCAAGATTATCCTATTGAGAGAATATTAAGGGATCCTGTAGATGTCGAAGTTCGGATTCTGCAGAGGACTGACCCCAGCATAATCCTGGTCTTAAACAACTGTTGGGCCACCAATTCTCCTGTGCCTACTGATGCTCCCCAATGGCCCATCTTATTAAACAG CTGCCCTTTTGAAGGAGACAACTATCTTACCCAGCTGGTTCCTGTTGGCCCTTCCACACAGGCCGTGCCTTTCCCAACACACTACAAGCGCTTCATTGTTAGCACCTTCACCTTTGTGGATTCTAGCACCCAGACTGCTCTTAATGGATTG GTGTACTTCCACTGCAGCGCTTCTGTATGTGTCCCATCTGCCACGGAGTCATGTTCTGTGAACTGCACCCCAAGGAATA GGAGAGCAGCTAAATCATGGGAACCAGAGGATGCTCCTACCACAGTCACTTCTCATGGTCCAGTTATGTTTTATTCTGAAGCGATGGAAGCAGATAAGGTTCTTCATGAAGAGGAAG GTCCCCTTGGTTCTGATCTTGCCCTGATTTGGCTACAAGGAGCAGCAAGTGTTGGCTTCGTCTTGATGATGTCACTTCTTGGTATCTACTTGTACAGCAGACAAAAGAAATGCGCAGTGTCCAGTGTGAATGCTTGA
- the LOC130267318 gene encoding zona pellucida sperm-binding protein 4-like isoform X2 codes for MEALRDTKLKLDAVLSHRVERAIRWTGALYYRFANKPDRLLARQLRRRRMLNYVHRLQIHPDKDGKSHYLHNDSSCGTWIGQKSDSSVVIGSSFDGCYVRKENGNYMMTVTLEEILLTGKPQYHKKDLMCPILPALPAMDAPSASECASVQQADRLQCANDSVSREICEGLGCCFSQDVTLRCFYGKKLTAYCSAENTMVVAISKDLAVPSLLLDSVRVVDVDSNSCPNLRVATTASFIGYQIPLSCGSPQQVAGMSIVYEHTFEATKNIRTWPMGSITRDSTIRVTVRCSYSNSGITPLQVEVLTLPPPLPVSTSGPLLLEMRIARDGQYTTYYADQDYPIERILRDPVDVEVRILQRTDPSIILVLNNCWATNSPVPTDAPQWPILLNSCPFEGDNYLTQLVPVGPSTQAVPFPTHYKRFIVSTFTFVDSSTQTALNGLVYFHCSASVCVPSATESCSVNCTPRNRRAAKSWEPEDAPTTVTSHGPVMFYSEAMEADKVLHEEEGPLGSDLALIWLQGAASVGFVLMMSLLGIYLYSRQKKCAVSSVNA; via the exons ATGGAA GCACTCCGTGACACTAAGCTGAAGTTGGATGCGGTTTTGTCTCACCGGGTGGAGCGGGCTATCCGTTGGACGGGAGCTCTTTATTATCGATTCGCTAATAAACCGGATCGgttgctagcccgccagctgaGACGAAGACGTATGCTCAACTATGTTCACAGACTGCAAATTCACCCAG ACAAGGATGGAAAGTCTCACTACCTTCACAATGACTCCTCTTGTGGAACCTGGATTGGACAGAAATCTGACAGCTCAGTGGTGATTGGTTCTTCCTTTGATGGCTGCTATGTGCGCAAGGAG AATGGAAATTACATGATGACTGTCACTCTAGAAGAAATTCTACTTACTGGAAAACCCCAATATCACAAGAAGGATCTTATGTGCCCTATTCTTCCTGCTCTCCCAG CTATGGATGCTCCTAGTGCGAGTGAGTGCGCTTCAGTTCAGCAAGCTGACCGTCTGCAGTGTGCCAATGACTCTGTATCCAGAGAGATCTGTGAAGGCCTTGGATGCTGCTTCTCTCAGGATGTCACCCTGCGCTGCTTCTATGGAAAGAAAT TGACTGCCTATTGCTCTGCTGAGAACACCATGGTGGTTGCCATCTCAAAAGACCTGGCTGTACCATCCCTACTCCTGGACTCTGTACGTGTAGTGGATGTAGATTCCAACTCCTGCCCCAACCTGAGGGTAGCAACAACTGCATCATTCATTGGGTACCAGATCCCGCTGTCCTGTGGGAGTCCCCAACAG GTGGCTGGCATGTCTATAGTGTACGAACACACATTTGAGGCAACCAAAAATATAAGGACTTGGCCAATGGGATCCATCACTAGAGACAGTACAATAAG GGTGACTGTACGCTGCAGCTACTCCAATTCTGGTATTACCCCTCTGCAAGTAGAAGTTCTGACCCTTCCTCCACCTCTCCCTGTATCTACATCTGGACCTCTGCTCCTGGAGATGAGAATAGCCCGAG ATGGGCAGTATACCACATACTATGCAGATCAAGATTATCCTATTGAGAGAATATTAAGGGATCCTGTAGATGTCGAAGTTCGGATTCTGCAGAGGACTGACCCCAGCATAATCCTGGTCTTAAACAACTGTTGGGCCACCAATTCTCCTGTGCCTACTGATGCTCCCCAATGGCCCATCTTATTAAACAG CTGCCCTTTTGAAGGAGACAACTATCTTACCCAGCTGGTTCCTGTTGGCCCTTCCACACAGGCCGTGCCTTTCCCAACACACTACAAGCGCTTCATTGTTAGCACCTTCACCTTTGTGGATTCTAGCACCCAGACTGCTCTTAATGGATTG GTGTACTTCCACTGCAGCGCTTCTGTATGTGTCCCATCTGCCACGGAGTCATGTTCTGTGAACTGCACCCCAAGGAATA GGAGAGCAGCTAAATCATGGGAACCAGAGGATGCTCCTACCACAGTCACTTCTCATGGTCCAGTTATGTTTTATTCTGAAGCGATGGAAGCAGATAAGGTTCTTCATGAAGAGGAAG GTCCCCTTGGTTCTGATCTTGCCCTGATTTGGCTACAAGGAGCAGCAAGTGTTGGCTTCGTCTTGATGATGTCACTTCTTGGTATCTACTTGTACAGCAGACAAAAGAAATGCGCAGTGTCCAGTGTGAATGCTTGA
- the LOC130267318 gene encoding zona pellucida sperm-binding protein 4-like isoform X1 yields the protein MCRILSHNVRGLNSPSKRRKAFKDYIRHKPDVICIQETHFTPSSFPSHLHPTYSRFYLSSFHTKSRGVAICFHNSFPFEVSSIQTDPEGRTLIILGTLYGKTVCLVNSYAPNVDPISFFLSLCSNLSSLSYDVLLWAGDFNFVLNGKLDRSSNAPFRRSGTQHRTLLDQFRSLSLADTWREHNGSARGYSYYSPSHQQYSCIDWILTNTTTLPYLLYSRHVLSSLSDHDMVMTVLNLVGRPTTPSSWRLNEALLSNPAVKQQVSDSLKSYFDINSTPDSDPIWVWAAHKAHIRGTFIAIASGIKRDQDKYVTVLEHRLSKLSLAHQLHPSLYLYKALRDTKLKLDAVLSHRVERAIRWTGALYYRFANKPDRLLARQLRRRRMLNYVHRLQIHPDKDGKSHYLHNDSSCGTWIGQKSDSSVVIGSSFDGCYVRKENGNYMMTVTLEEILLTGKPQYHKKDLMCPILPALPAMDAPSASECASVQQADRLQCANDSVSREICEGLGCCFSQDVTLRCFYGKKLTAYCSAENTMVVAISKDLAVPSLLLDSVRVVDVDSNSCPNLRVATTASFIGYQIPLSCGSPQQVAGMSIVYEHTFEATKNIRTWPMGSITRDSTIRVTVRCSYSNSGITPLQVEVLTLPPPLPVSTSGPLLLEMRIARDGQYTTYYADQDYPIERILRDPVDVEVRILQRTDPSIILVLNNCWATNSPVPTDAPQWPILLNSCPFEGDNYLTQLVPVGPSTQAVPFPTHYKRFIVSTFTFVDSSTQTALNGLVYFHCSASVCVPSATESCSVNCTPRNRRAAKSWEPEDAPTTVTSHGPVMFYSEAMEADKVLHEEEGPLGSDLALIWLQGAASVGFVLMMSLLGIYLYSRQKKCAVSSVNA from the exons ATGTGTCGTATTTTATCTCATAATGTGAGGGGACTTAATTCCCCCTCTAAGCGCCGGAAGGCATTTAAGGATTATATACGTCATAAGCCAGACGTTATCTGTATACAGGAaactcactttacgccttcttccTTCCCCTCCCACCTTCATCCTACTTACTCTAGGTTTTATCTTTCTTCTTTTCATACTAAGTCCCGTGGGGTTGCTATCTGCTTTCATAACTCTTTTCCCTTTGAAGTGTCATCCATACAGACCGACCCTGAGGGTCGTACTTTGATTATACTAGGTACGTTATACGGTAAAACTGTATGTTTGGTAAATTCCTACGCACCTAATGTTGACCCTATTTCCTTTTTCTTATCCTTATGCTCTAACCTGTCCTCCCTCTCTTATGATGTGCTTTTGTGGGCGGGTGACTTTAATTTTGTATTAAATGGCAAGCTAGATAGGTCCTCTAATGCTCCCTTCAGACGCTCTGGTACCCAGCACCGTACCCTGTTAGACCAGTTTCGTTCGCTGTCCCTGGCGGATACATGGAGAGAGCATAACGGCTCCGCCCGTGGGTACTCTTATTACTCCCCCTCCCACCAGCAATATTCCTGCATAGACTGGATccttactaatactactactctaCCCTACCTGTTATATTCTAGGCATGTATTGTCCTCATTGTCTGATCATGACATGGTGATGACTGTACTGAACCTTGTGGGTCGCCCTACCACTCCGTCTAGCTGGAGATTGAATGAGGCTCTTCTGTCTAACCCAGCGGTGAAGCAACAGGTCTCTGACTCTCTGAAGTCGTATTTTGATATTAATTCGACTCCTGATAGTGACCCCATTTGGGTGTGGGCGGCTCACAAGGCCCACATACGAGGTACCTTCATTGCTATAGCCTCTGGTATCAAGAGGGACCAAGATAAATATGTCACTGTCCTAGAGCATAGACTATCTAAGCTGTCCCTTGCCCACCAGTTACACCCCTCTTTATATCTTTATAAGGCACTCCGTGACACTAAGCTGAAGTTGGATGCGGTTTTGTCTCACCGGGTGGAGCGGGCTATCCGTTGGACGGGAGCTCTTTATTATCGATTCGCTAATAAACCGGATCGgttgctagcccgccagctgaGACGAAGACGTATGCTCAACTATGTTCACAGACTGCAAATTCACCCAG ACAAGGATGGAAAGTCTCACTACCTTCACAATGACTCCTCTTGTGGAACCTGGATTGGACAGAAATCTGACAGCTCAGTGGTGATTGGTTCTTCCTTTGATGGCTGCTATGTGCGCAAGGAG AATGGAAATTACATGATGACTGTCACTCTAGAAGAAATTCTACTTACTGGAAAACCCCAATATCACAAGAAGGATCTTATGTGCCCTATTCTTCCTGCTCTCCCAG CTATGGATGCTCCTAGTGCGAGTGAGTGCGCTTCAGTTCAGCAAGCTGACCGTCTGCAGTGTGCCAATGACTCTGTATCCAGAGAGATCTGTGAAGGCCTTGGATGCTGCTTCTCTCAGGATGTCACCCTGCGCTGCTTCTATGGAAAGAAAT TGACTGCCTATTGCTCTGCTGAGAACACCATGGTGGTTGCCATCTCAAAAGACCTGGCTGTACCATCCCTACTCCTGGACTCTGTACGTGTAGTGGATGTAGATTCCAACTCCTGCCCCAACCTGAGGGTAGCAACAACTGCATCATTCATTGGGTACCAGATCCCGCTGTCCTGTGGGAGTCCCCAACAG GTGGCTGGCATGTCTATAGTGTACGAACACACATTTGAGGCAACCAAAAATATAAGGACTTGGCCAATGGGATCCATCACTAGAGACAGTACAATAAG GGTGACTGTACGCTGCAGCTACTCCAATTCTGGTATTACCCCTCTGCAAGTAGAAGTTCTGACCCTTCCTCCACCTCTCCCTGTATCTACATCTGGACCTCTGCTCCTGGAGATGAGAATAGCCCGAG ATGGGCAGTATACCACATACTATGCAGATCAAGATTATCCTATTGAGAGAATATTAAGGGATCCTGTAGATGTCGAAGTTCGGATTCTGCAGAGGACTGACCCCAGCATAATCCTGGTCTTAAACAACTGTTGGGCCACCAATTCTCCTGTGCCTACTGATGCTCCCCAATGGCCCATCTTATTAAACAG CTGCCCTTTTGAAGGAGACAACTATCTTACCCAGCTGGTTCCTGTTGGCCCTTCCACACAGGCCGTGCCTTTCCCAACACACTACAAGCGCTTCATTGTTAGCACCTTCACCTTTGTGGATTCTAGCACCCAGACTGCTCTTAATGGATTG GTGTACTTCCACTGCAGCGCTTCTGTATGTGTCCCATCTGCCACGGAGTCATGTTCTGTGAACTGCACCCCAAGGAATA GGAGAGCAGCTAAATCATGGGAACCAGAGGATGCTCCTACCACAGTCACTTCTCATGGTCCAGTTATGTTTTATTCTGAAGCGATGGAAGCAGATAAGGTTCTTCATGAAGAGGAAG GTCCCCTTGGTTCTGATCTTGCCCTGATTTGGCTACAAGGAGCAGCAAGTGTTGGCTTCGTCTTGATGATGTCACTTCTTGGTATCTACTTGTACAGCAGACAAAAGAAATGCGCAGTGTCCAGTGTGAATGCTTGA
- the LOC130267318 gene encoding zona pellucida sperm-binding protein 4-like isoform X3, with translation MGFCGAGLGIALVLWTYWLGSVVCAVQDYWDDPSHLHCGSEVMEFSLPSLLEDAAFALTIIDKDGKSHYLHNDSSCGTWIGQKSDSSVVIGSSFDGCYVRKENGNYMMTVTLEEILLTGKPQYHKKDLMCPILPALPAMDAPSASECASVQQADRLQCANDSVSREICEGLGCCFSQDVTLRCFYGKKLTAYCSAENTMVVAISKDLAVPSLLLDSVRVVDVDSNSCPNLRVATTASFIGYQIPLSCGSPQQVAGMSIVYEHTFEATKNIRTWPMGSITRDSTIRVTVRCSYSNSGITPLQVEVLTLPPPLPVSTSGPLLLEMRIARDGQYTTYYADQDYPIERILRDPVDVEVRILQRTDPSIILVLNNCWATNSPVPTDAPQWPILLNSCPFEGDNYLTQLVPVGPSTQAVPFPTHYKRFIVSTFTFVDSSTQTALNGLVYFHCSASVCVPSATESCSVNCTPRNRRAAKSWEPEDAPTTVTSHGPVMFYSEAMEADKVLHEEEGPLGSDLALIWLQGAASVGFVLMMSLLGIYLYSRQKKCAVSSVNA, from the exons ATGGGATTCTGTGGAGCAGGTTTGGGGATTGCACTGGTCCTTTGGACCTAttggctgggatctgtagtgtgtgcagtacaGGACTACTGGGATGATCCTTCCCATCTGCATTGTGGATCTGAAGTGATGGAGTTTTCTCTCCCTTCTTTGCTGGAGGATGCAGCCTTTGCTTTGACCATCATTG ACAAGGATGGAAAGTCTCACTACCTTCACAATGACTCCTCTTGTGGAACCTGGATTGGACAGAAATCTGACAGCTCAGTGGTGATTGGTTCTTCCTTTGATGGCTGCTATGTGCGCAAGGAG AATGGAAATTACATGATGACTGTCACTCTAGAAGAAATTCTACTTACTGGAAAACCCCAATATCACAAGAAGGATCTTATGTGCCCTATTCTTCCTGCTCTCCCAG CTATGGATGCTCCTAGTGCGAGTGAGTGCGCTTCAGTTCAGCAAGCTGACCGTCTGCAGTGTGCCAATGACTCTGTATCCAGAGAGATCTGTGAAGGCCTTGGATGCTGCTTCTCTCAGGATGTCACCCTGCGCTGCTTCTATGGAAAGAAAT TGACTGCCTATTGCTCTGCTGAGAACACCATGGTGGTTGCCATCTCAAAAGACCTGGCTGTACCATCCCTACTCCTGGACTCTGTACGTGTAGTGGATGTAGATTCCAACTCCTGCCCCAACCTGAGGGTAGCAACAACTGCATCATTCATTGGGTACCAGATCCCGCTGTCCTGTGGGAGTCCCCAACAG GTGGCTGGCATGTCTATAGTGTACGAACACACATTTGAGGCAACCAAAAATATAAGGACTTGGCCAATGGGATCCATCACTAGAGACAGTACAATAAG GGTGACTGTACGCTGCAGCTACTCCAATTCTGGTATTACCCCTCTGCAAGTAGAAGTTCTGACCCTTCCTCCACCTCTCCCTGTATCTACATCTGGACCTCTGCTCCTGGAGATGAGAATAGCCCGAG ATGGGCAGTATACCACATACTATGCAGATCAAGATTATCCTATTGAGAGAATATTAAGGGATCCTGTAGATGTCGAAGTTCGGATTCTGCAGAGGACTGACCCCAGCATAATCCTGGTCTTAAACAACTGTTGGGCCACCAATTCTCCTGTGCCTACTGATGCTCCCCAATGGCCCATCTTATTAAACAG CTGCCCTTTTGAAGGAGACAACTATCTTACCCAGCTGGTTCCTGTTGGCCCTTCCACACAGGCCGTGCCTTTCCCAACACACTACAAGCGCTTCATTGTTAGCACCTTCACCTTTGTGGATTCTAGCACCCAGACTGCTCTTAATGGATTG GTGTACTTCCACTGCAGCGCTTCTGTATGTGTCCCATCTGCCACGGAGTCATGTTCTGTGAACTGCACCCCAAGGAATA GGAGAGCAGCTAAATCATGGGAACCAGAGGATGCTCCTACCACAGTCACTTCTCATGGTCCAGTTATGTTTTATTCTGAAGCGATGGAAGCAGATAAGGTTCTTCATGAAGAGGAAG GTCCCCTTGGTTCTGATCTTGCCCTGATTTGGCTACAAGGAGCAGCAAGTGTTGGCTTCGTCTTGATGATGTCACTTCTTGGTATCTACTTGTACAGCAGACAAAAGAAATGCGCAGTGTCCAGTGTGAATGCTTGA
- the LOC130267318 gene encoding zona pellucida sperm-binding protein 4-like isoform X4 yields the protein MIHLTPDISRPITERLWYHSQDKDGKSHYLHNDSSCGTWIGQKSDSSVVIGSSFDGCYVRKENGNYMMTVTLEEILLTGKPQYHKKDLMCPILPALPAMDAPSASECASVQQADRLQCANDSVSREICEGLGCCFSQDVTLRCFYGKKLTAYCSAENTMVVAISKDLAVPSLLLDSVRVVDVDSNSCPNLRVATTASFIGYQIPLSCGSPQQVAGMSIVYEHTFEATKNIRTWPMGSITRDSTIRVTVRCSYSNSGITPLQVEVLTLPPPLPVSTSGPLLLEMRIARDGQYTTYYADQDYPIERILRDPVDVEVRILQRTDPSIILVLNNCWATNSPVPTDAPQWPILLNSCPFEGDNYLTQLVPVGPSTQAVPFPTHYKRFIVSTFTFVDSSTQTALNGLVYFHCSASVCVPSATESCSVNCTPRNRRAAKSWEPEDAPTTVTSHGPVMFYSEAMEADKVLHEEEGPLGSDLALIWLQGAASVGFVLMMSLLGIYLYSRQKKCAVSSVNA from the exons ATGATACACCTCACACCTGACATCTCCCGTCCTATCACAGAGCGGCTCTGGTATCATTCACAAG ACAAGGATGGAAAGTCTCACTACCTTCACAATGACTCCTCTTGTGGAACCTGGATTGGACAGAAATCTGACAGCTCAGTGGTGATTGGTTCTTCCTTTGATGGCTGCTATGTGCGCAAGGAG AATGGAAATTACATGATGACTGTCACTCTAGAAGAAATTCTACTTACTGGAAAACCCCAATATCACAAGAAGGATCTTATGTGCCCTATTCTTCCTGCTCTCCCAG CTATGGATGCTCCTAGTGCGAGTGAGTGCGCTTCAGTTCAGCAAGCTGACCGTCTGCAGTGTGCCAATGACTCTGTATCCAGAGAGATCTGTGAAGGCCTTGGATGCTGCTTCTCTCAGGATGTCACCCTGCGCTGCTTCTATGGAAAGAAAT TGACTGCCTATTGCTCTGCTGAGAACACCATGGTGGTTGCCATCTCAAAAGACCTGGCTGTACCATCCCTACTCCTGGACTCTGTACGTGTAGTGGATGTAGATTCCAACTCCTGCCCCAACCTGAGGGTAGCAACAACTGCATCATTCATTGGGTACCAGATCCCGCTGTCCTGTGGGAGTCCCCAACAG GTGGCTGGCATGTCTATAGTGTACGAACACACATTTGAGGCAACCAAAAATATAAGGACTTGGCCAATGGGATCCATCACTAGAGACAGTACAATAAG GGTGACTGTACGCTGCAGCTACTCCAATTCTGGTATTACCCCTCTGCAAGTAGAAGTTCTGACCCTTCCTCCACCTCTCCCTGTATCTACATCTGGACCTCTGCTCCTGGAGATGAGAATAGCCCGAG ATGGGCAGTATACCACATACTATGCAGATCAAGATTATCCTATTGAGAGAATATTAAGGGATCCTGTAGATGTCGAAGTTCGGATTCTGCAGAGGACTGACCCCAGCATAATCCTGGTCTTAAACAACTGTTGGGCCACCAATTCTCCTGTGCCTACTGATGCTCCCCAATGGCCCATCTTATTAAACAG CTGCCCTTTTGAAGGAGACAACTATCTTACCCAGCTGGTTCCTGTTGGCCCTTCCACACAGGCCGTGCCTTTCCCAACACACTACAAGCGCTTCATTGTTAGCACCTTCACCTTTGTGGATTCTAGCACCCAGACTGCTCTTAATGGATTG GTGTACTTCCACTGCAGCGCTTCTGTATGTGTCCCATCTGCCACGGAGTCATGTTCTGTGAACTGCACCCCAAGGAATA GGAGAGCAGCTAAATCATGGGAACCAGAGGATGCTCCTACCACAGTCACTTCTCATGGTCCAGTTATGTTTTATTCTGAAGCGATGGAAGCAGATAAGGTTCTTCATGAAGAGGAAG GTCCCCTTGGTTCTGATCTTGCCCTGATTTGGCTACAAGGAGCAGCAAGTGTTGGCTTCGTCTTGATGATGTCACTTCTTGGTATCTACTTGTACAGCAGACAAAAGAAATGCGCAGTGTCCAGTGTGAATGCTTGA
- the LOC130267318 gene encoding zona pellucida sperm-binding protein 4-like isoform X6 has translation MMTVTLEEILLTGKPQYHKKDLMCPILPALPAMDAPSASECASVQQADRLQCANDSVSREICEGLGCCFSQDVTLRCFYGKKLTAYCSAENTMVVAISKDLAVPSLLLDSVRVVDVDSNSCPNLRVATTASFIGYQIPLSCGSPQQVAGMSIVYEHTFEATKNIRTWPMGSITRDSTIRVTVRCSYSNSGITPLQVEVLTLPPPLPVSTSGPLLLEMRIARDGQYTTYYADQDYPIERILRDPVDVEVRILQRTDPSIILVLNNCWATNSPVPTDAPQWPILLNSCPFEGDNYLTQLVPVGPSTQAVPFPTHYKRFIVSTFTFVDSSTQTALNGLVYFHCSASVCVPSATESCSVNCTPRNRRAAKSWEPEDAPTTVTSHGPVMFYSEAMEADKVLHEEEGPLGSDLALIWLQGAASVGFVLMMSLLGIYLYSRQKKCAVSSVNA, from the exons ATGATGACTGTCACTCTAGAAGAAATTCTACTTACTGGAAAACCCCAATATCACAAGAAGGATCTTATGTGCCCTATTCTTCCTGCTCTCCCAG CTATGGATGCTCCTAGTGCGAGTGAGTGCGCTTCAGTTCAGCAAGCTGACCGTCTGCAGTGTGCCAATGACTCTGTATCCAGAGAGATCTGTGAAGGCCTTGGATGCTGCTTCTCTCAGGATGTCACCCTGCGCTGCTTCTATGGAAAGAAAT TGACTGCCTATTGCTCTGCTGAGAACACCATGGTGGTTGCCATCTCAAAAGACCTGGCTGTACCATCCCTACTCCTGGACTCTGTACGTGTAGTGGATGTAGATTCCAACTCCTGCCCCAACCTGAGGGTAGCAACAACTGCATCATTCATTGGGTACCAGATCCCGCTGTCCTGTGGGAGTCCCCAACAG GTGGCTGGCATGTCTATAGTGTACGAACACACATTTGAGGCAACCAAAAATATAAGGACTTGGCCAATGGGATCCATCACTAGAGACAGTACAATAAG GGTGACTGTACGCTGCAGCTACTCCAATTCTGGTATTACCCCTCTGCAAGTAGAAGTTCTGACCCTTCCTCCACCTCTCCCTGTATCTACATCTGGACCTCTGCTCCTGGAGATGAGAATAGCCCGAG ATGGGCAGTATACCACATACTATGCAGATCAAGATTATCCTATTGAGAGAATATTAAGGGATCCTGTAGATGTCGAAGTTCGGATTCTGCAGAGGACTGACCCCAGCATAATCCTGGTCTTAAACAACTGTTGGGCCACCAATTCTCCTGTGCCTACTGATGCTCCCCAATGGCCCATCTTATTAAACAG CTGCCCTTTTGAAGGAGACAACTATCTTACCCAGCTGGTTCCTGTTGGCCCTTCCACACAGGCCGTGCCTTTCCCAACACACTACAAGCGCTTCATTGTTAGCACCTTCACCTTTGTGGATTCTAGCACCCAGACTGCTCTTAATGGATTG GTGTACTTCCACTGCAGCGCTTCTGTATGTGTCCCATCTGCCACGGAGTCATGTTCTGTGAACTGCACCCCAAGGAATA GGAGAGCAGCTAAATCATGGGAACCAGAGGATGCTCCTACCACAGTCACTTCTCATGGTCCAGTTATGTTTTATTCTGAAGCGATGGAAGCAGATAAGGTTCTTCATGAAGAGGAAG GTCCCCTTGGTTCTGATCTTGCCCTGATTTGGCTACAAGGAGCAGCAAGTGTTGGCTTCGTCTTGATGATGTCACTTCTTGGTATCTACTTGTACAGCAGACAAAAGAAATGCGCAGTGTCCAGTGTGAATGCTTGA